The proteins below are encoded in one region of Oncorhynchus kisutch isolate 150728-3 linkage group LG14, Okis_V2, whole genome shotgun sequence:
- the LOC109903984 gene encoding coiled-coil domain-containing protein 28B, whose protein sequence is MEDKRKKRSPKVSLPQPPPPPVNPRKLSVLPSSKSATFSLGLPQPPSPKNRGKFKRSIGAVGQSKDVLSVVVAAPPKTTRPHKEKARAPLPAGPSKMAQSSPLQHSFLTDVSDVREMEGGLLNLLNDFHSGKLQAFGKVCSFEQLEHVREMQEKLARLHFSLDSHVEELSEDKRKCASDHNLEHLLCNLEELSSSIQKLHLAENQDLPKTSGP, encoded by the exons ATGGAGGACAAGCGTAAGAAGCGGAGCCCCAAGGTGTCTCTACCCCAGCCCCCTCCTCCCCCGGTCAACCCCCGTAAGCTCTCAGTCCTACCCTCCAGTAAGAGTGCCACCTTCTCCCTTGGCCTCCCccaacccccctcccccaaaaacaGAGGCAAGTTCAAGAGGTCCATTGGGGCAGTAGGACAGTCCAAAGATGTGCTCAGTGTGGTCGTAGCAGCTCCACCAAAGACCACAAG GCCTCACAAGGAGAAGGCCAGGGCTCCCCTGCCAGCAGGGCCCAGTAAGATGGCCCAGTCCTCCCCGCTGCAGCACTCCTTCCTCACGGATGTGTCTGAtgtgagggagatggagggaggcctCCTCAACCTGCTCAATGACTTCCACTCCGGAAAACTGCAGGCTTTTG GGAAGGTTTGCTCCTTTGAGCAGCTGGAGCATGTGCGTGAAATGCAGGAGAAGCTTGCACGGCTACACTTCAGTCTGGACAGCCATGTGGAGGAGCTGTCAGAGGACAAGAGGAAGTGTGCCTCTGACCACAACCTGGAGCACCTGCTCTGCAAT CTGGAGGAACTCAGCAGCTCAAT